One Oryza glaberrima chromosome 10, OglaRS2, whole genome shotgun sequence DNA segment encodes these proteins:
- the LOC127752854 gene encoding 3-ketoacyl-CoA thiolase 2, peroxisomal-like encodes MEKAINRQRVLLAHLEPAASPAAAAPAITASACAAGDSAAYHRGACFADDVVIVAAYRTAICKSKRGGFKDTPAEDLLVPVFKALIDKTKLNPSEVGDIVVGTVLAPGSQRAIECRMAAFYAGFPDTVPLMTVNRQCSSGLQAVANVASNIKAGLYDIGIAAGLESMTVNQVRLDGQVNPKVELFSQARDCLLPMGLTSENVAKRFGITRMEQDQAAVESHRKAAAAAASGKFKEEIVPVHTKIVDPKTGEEKEIVVSADDGIRPGTSLAVLSKLKPAFSKDGTTTAGNASQVSDGAGAVLLMRRGIAMQKGLPIVGVFRSFAAVGVDPAVMGVGPAVAIPAAVKAAGLQIDDVDLFEINEAFASQYVYCCKKLGLDPAKVNVNGGAMALGHPLGATGARSVSTLLNEMKRRGKDCRFGVISMCIGSGMGAAAVFERGDAVDELTNARCIPTHNRLSKDAM; translated from the exons atGGAGAAGGCGATCAACAGGCAGAGGGTGCTTCTCGCCCACCTGGAGCCCGccgcgagccccgccgccgccgcgccggccatcACC GCGAGCGCGTGCGCCGCGGGGGACAGCGCCGCGTACCACCGCGGGGCGTGCTTCGCAGAcgacgtcgtcatcgtcgc TGCCTATAGGACAGCAATTTGCAAGTCCAAGAGAGGTGGTTTCAAGGATACTCCCGCAGAGGACCTCTTGGTTCCAGTATTCAAG GCTTTGATAGATAAAACGAAGTTGAACCCAAGTGAAGTTGGTGATATTGTTGTTGGTACTGTTTTAGCTCCTGGGTCCCAAAGGGCAATTGAATGCAGAATGGCTGCATTTTATGCTGGATTCCCTG ATACCGTTCCTCTTATGACTGTAAACAGGCAATGTTCGTCTGGGCTTCAAGCAGTTGCAAATGTTGCTTCTAACATTAAAGCAGGACTTTATGACATTG GTATTGCTGCTGGCCTAGAGTCCATGACAGTGAACCAAGTTCGCCTTGATGGGCAAGTGAACCCCAAA GTTGAGCTGTTTTCTCAAGCACGCGATTGCCTTCTCCCAATGGGCCTCACGTCCGAGAATGTTGCAAAACGATTTGGCATAACACGAATGGAGCAAGACCAGGCTGCT GTTGAGTCACACAGGAAGGCTGCGGCTGCAGCTGCTTCTGGTAAATTCAAGGAAGAAATTGTTCCAGTTCACACGAAG ATTGTGGATCCAAAAACTGGTGAGGAAAAGGAGATAGTGGTCTCGGCAGATGATGGAATCCGACCAGGCACTTCATTGGCAGTCCTGTCAAAACTCAAACCAGCATTCTCTAAAGATGGCACCACTACTGCTG GAAACGCTAGCCAAGTAAGCGATGGTGCTGGAGCAGTCTTACTAATGAGACGTGGCATTGCTATGCAAAAGGGTCTTCCAATAGTTGGCGTCTTCAG GAGCTTTGCAGCAGTTGGAGTTGATCCAGCTGTAATGGGTGTTGGTCCTGCTGTTGCCATCCCTGCGGCAGTGAAAGCTGCTGGTCTTCAAATAGATGATGTTGACCTTTTCGAGATTAATGAG GCCTTTGCATCACAGTACGTATACTGCTGCAAGAAGTTGGGACTTGATCCTGCAAAAGTTAACGTTAACGGAGGTGCAATGGCTCTTGGGCATCCATTGGGTGCTACAG GTGCACGGTCTGTCAGTACCCTTCTCAACGAAATGAAGCGACGGGGCAAAGACTGTCGATTTGGTGTGATTTCCATGTGCATAG GTTCTGGCATGGGGGCTGCTGCTGTCTTTGAGCGTGGGGATGCAGTGGATGAGCTCACTAATGCTCGGTGCATCCCGACCCATAACCGGCTTTCGAAGGACGCCATGTAA
- the LOC127786355 gene encoding protein CHROMATIN REMODELING 20 isoform X2, giving the protein MDENRKLSDDMSKKMEPIHSNGEAGEDKTIIIEPESDANKLEVETDARHGICEAHKVHEYGTMENDLHEEASTTDDDSENDSYEYLLRESDNEQTSESDAGEGDNEAPLTDEEVETLITEFLDAESKAAQAQESLEKESLEKIESEVRLELSESLQGNELESAVSTEMKQYKKEWESELDDLETHIAVLLEQLDAAGVELPSLYKSIESQVPNVCETEAWKNRAHWAGYQVPEEANKSIRKADEYLQSCRPVRRKHGRLLEEGASGFLAGKIPVGDDGSAQCHEKSWNAFNELTKSKEYAESSFGSSNWASVYLASTPQEAAALGLQFPGVDEVEEIAEVEGAVSDIKGVDEIELSEVQRRKYRKVPEEDDAKMTKRLQRHLKERRTRHLHKENIGLASSSNGRCELPPKKLKTYENGVSVELAKRTREDDVEFDNKRSKTVIIESDDDMQTDSKPDSAPSENADEIIDLDIFPSQSPKLGDKVRPKPFKCTICTEMLNVPEVHRHPVLDVIICGSCRFLVIEKNRLEDPVSGGYCTWCVKSEQLQSCSSCKLLFCRNCLSKNFGEEGLSEARVAGWQCCCCLPSQLEHLISDCDKALGGVESSDPENDFAELSVIESNGPFSKHKMKKRIRRIMDDEELGEETKLKIAMEKARQEHLKSMQEQSASKLKSNNIGISLEAPSEVSEYVGDGHIVNLAREEDEAPVRIPSSISAKLKPHQVSGIRFMWENVIQSVKKVKSGDKGFGCILAHNMGLGKTFQVITFLYTVMRCIQLGLRTALIVTPVNVLHNWKKEFIKWCPAELKPLRVYMLEDVPRANIQYLLKKWRIKGGVLLIGYSSFRNLSLGRSARDKTVANEITNALQCGPDILVCDEAHIIKNRRADTTQALKQVRTQRRIALTGSPLQNNLMEYYCMVDFVREGYLGSSHEFRNRFQNPIENGQHTNSTSDDVKIMNQRSHILYEQLKGFVQRMDMNVVKNDLPEKKVFVVTVKLSQLQRKLYRRFLDVNGFSSSAASEKSFQRSGFFAKYQTLALIWNHPGLLQMAKQKGNLRQEDVESFLMDESSSDDNIENYLPNGEKLRSRNDQLSKKSSDVVNEESNWWENLLDENAYKEADYSGKMVLLLDILSSCSELGDKALVFSQSLSTLDLVEFYLSKLQVNGKEGKYWKQGKDWYRIDGSTPSSERQNLVERFNDPENIRVKCTLISTRAGSLGINLHAANRVILLDGSWNPTHDLQAIYRVWRYGQTKPVYAYRLMAHATMEEKIYKRQVTKEGLAARVVDRQQVSRTISKEEMLHLFEFGDEELLEQSGSTMNGHSKVGTEKPPTPNSSETTEHLPLDRLMVNLLHDHSRWIASYHEHEALLQENEEERLTKEEQDMAWLSYNKLLEVAPRKATHDAERKPSTVPTESSLIQPPKATSRSRQPQQPKITSNNQKKCNNLSHLLTLRSQGTKPGCSTSCKECGQDISWETLNRDGRSR; this is encoded by the exons ATGGATGAGAATAGAAAATTATCTGATGACATGTCCAAGAAAATGGAACCTATTCACTCTAATGGAGAGGCAGGGGAAGATAAAACTATAATTATTGAACCTGAAAGTGATGCAAATAAACTTGAAGTGGAAACTGACGCAAGACATGGTATCTGTGAGGCGCACAAGGTGCATGAATATGGAACAATGGAAAATGATTTGCATGAGGAAGCATCCACCACCGATGATGATTCAGAGAATGACTCATATGAATACCTTCTTCGGGAATCGGATAATGAGCAAACTTCAGAGTCTGATGCTGGTGAGGGAGACAATGAG GCACCTCTCACTGATGAAGAAGTTGAAACATTAATTACCGAATTCCTTGACGCTGAGAGCAAG GCTGCTCAAGCGCAAGAATCACTTGAAAAGGAGTCACTGGAAAAGATTGAATCTGAAGTAAGGTTGGAGCTATCGGAGAGTCTCCAAGGAAATGAG TTAGAGTCAGCCGTTTCTACTGAGATGAAGCAATACAAGAAGGAATGGGAATCTGAACTCGATGATTTGGAGACTCACATTGCTGTTCTCTTG GAGCAACTTGATGCTGCTGGTGTCGAACTTCCCAGCCTCTACAAGTCTATAGAAAGCCAAGTTCCAAATGTTTGTGAAACTGAAGCATGGAAGAACAGGGCTCACTGGGCTGGTTATCAAGTGCCTGAGGAAGCTAATAAATCAATCAGAAAAGCTGATGAATACCTCCAATCTTGTAGACCTGTAAGGAG AAAACATGGGAGGTTGCTGGAGGAAGGTGCTAGTGGCTTTCTTGCCGGAAAGATTCCTGTTGGGGATGATGGATCTGCACAATGCCATGAGAAAAGTTGGAATGCATTCAATGAACTTACCAAATCTAAGGAATATGCTGAAAGTTCTTTCGGAAGTAGTAACTGGGCATCAGTTTATCTGGCCAGTACCCCACAAGAAGCGGCTGCTTTAGGTCTCCAATTTCCAGGAGTTGATGAG GTGGAGGAGATAGCTGAAGTTGAGGGTGCTGTTAGTGACATAAAAGGTGTCGATGAAATAGAGCTTTCTGAAGTACAGAGAAGAAAATACAGAAAG GTACCAGAAGAGGATGATGCAAAGATGACAAAACGTCTGCAGCGCCATTTGAAagaaagaaggacaagacattTGCATAAG GAGAACATTGGTTTGGCGTCATCATCAAATGGACGCTGTGAGCTGCCTCCCAAAAAACTCAAAACATATGAAAATGGAGTTTCTGTTGAGCTAGCGAAGCGCACACGTGAAGATGATGTTGAGTTTGACAATAAGAGGTCAAAAACTGTAATTATTGAAAGTGATGATGACATGCAGACTGATAGCAAGCCAGATTCAGCACCAAGTGAAAATGCGGATGAGATtattgatcttgatatcttcccATCACAAAGCCCTAAACTTGGTGATAAAGTTCGGCCTAAACCTTTCAAGTGCACTATTTGCACTGAAATGTTGAATGTCCCTGAAGTGCACCGCCACCCAGTATTGGATGTTATAATTTGTGGATCTTGCAGATTTCTAGTGATAGAGAAGAATCGTCTCGAG GATCCTGTGTCTGGTGGTTATTGCACCTGGTGTGTAAAAAGTGAACAGCTTCAAAGTTGCAGCTCTTGTAAACTGCTTTTCTGCAGAAATTGCTTGTCAAAGAATTTTGGTGAAGAAGGCTTATCGGAAGCTAGAGTAGCTGGTTGGCAATGTTGCTGCTGCCTACCCAGTCAACTGGAACATTTAATTTCTGACTGTGACAAGGCCCTAGGTGGTGTTGAGTCTTCTGATCCTGAGAATGACTTTGCAGAGCTTTCTGTAATAGAGAGCAATGGTCCTTTTAG CAAGCATAAAATGAAAAAGAGGATAAGAAGAATCATGGATGACGAAGAACTTGGAGAGGAAACAAAGCTTAAAATTGCAATGGAGAAG GCTAGGCAAGAACATCTGAAGTCCATGCAAGAGCAGTCTGCCAGCAAGTTAAAGAGCAACAATATCGGAATTTCCTTGGAAGCACCATCTGAGGTTTCTGAATATGTTGGGGATGGACATATAGTAAACCTTGCCCGCGAGGAAGATGAAGCACCTGTTAGAATTCCAAGCAGCATATCTGCTAAACTGAAACCTCATCAG GTATCAGGAATAAGATTTATGTGGGAAAATGTGATCCAATCTGTCAAAAAGGTCAAATCTGGGGATAAAGGTTTTGGTTGCATTTTGGCTCACAACATGGGCCTTGGGAAAACTTTTCAG GTTATTACATTCCTGTATACTGTTATGAGATGCATCCAGTTGGGACTGCGCACGGCGCTTATAGTTACCCCCGTTAATGTTTTGCATAACTGGAAGAAAGAGTTCATCAAATGGTGTCCAGCAGAACTTAAGCCACTTCGTGTGTATATGTTGGAGGATGTTCCAAG GGCAAACATTCAGTATTTACTAAAAAAGTGGCGAATAAAAGGTGGCGTGCTTCTGATTGGTTATTCATCATTTAGAAACCTTTCCCTCGGAAGGAGTGCGAGGGACAAAACTGTTGCAAACGAGATCACCAATGCTTTGCAG TGTGGGCCAGATATTCTTGTATGTGATGAAGCACATATAATTAAGAACAGGAGAGCTGACACTACACAAGCTTTGAAACAAGTAAGGACACAGAGAAGAATTGCGTTAACTGGATCTCCATTGCAGAATAATTTGATGGAATATTACTGT ATGGTTGATTTTGTTAGGGAAGGTTATCTTGGAAGTAGCCATGAGTTCCGTAACAG GTTCCAGAACCCCATTGAAAATGGGCAGCACACGAATTCTACATCAGATGATGTCAAGATCATGAACCAACGGTCACATATTCTGTATGAACAACTGAAGGGATTTGTCCAGCGAATGGACATGAACGTGGTGAAGAATGATCTACCAGAAAAGAAGGTTTTTGTTGTTACTGTTAAACTCTCTCAACTACAAAGGAAGCTGTACAGAAGATTCTTGGACGTGAATGGTTTCTCAAGCAGTGCTGCTTCAGAAAAATCTTTTCAGCGGAGTGGCTTCTTTGCCAAGTACCAAACGTTAGCGCTG ATATGGAACCATCCTGGTCTTCTCCAGATGGCTAAACAGAAAGGAAATTTGCGCCAAGAAGATGTCGAGTCCTTTCTGATGGATGAGAGCTCTAGTGATGATAATATTGAAAATTACTTGCCAAATGGAG AGAAGCTGAGAAGCAGAAATGATCAGCTATCCAAGAAAAGTTCTGATGTTGTAAATGAG GAAAGTAACTGGTGGGAGAATCTTTTAGATGAAAATGCTTATAAGGAAGCAGATTATAGTGGCAAAATGGTTTTACTCCTTGATATCCTGTCATCATGTTCTGAATTGGGTGACAAGGCATTAGTGTTCAGCCAGAGCTTGAGCACTCTGGATTTGGTGGAATTTTATCTATCTAAGTTGCAAGTTAATGGAAAAGAGGGCAAATATTGGAAACAAGGCAAGGATTGGTACAG GATTGATGGGAGCACTCCATCTTCTGAGCGACAAAATCTTGTGGAGAGGTTTAATGACCCTGAAAACATTAGAGTGAAATGCACATTGATATCTACTCGTGCTGGATCTCTAGGCATTAACCTTCATGCAGCAAACCGTGTGATTCTTCTTGATGGTTCATGGAATCCAACCCATGATTTGCAAGCCATCTATCGGGTTTGGAG GTATGGCCAGACCAAGCCTGTGTATGCTTACCGCCTAATGGCTCATGCAACAATGgaagagaaaatatataaacGGCAG GTGACAAAAGAAGGGCTTGCAGCAAGGGTGGTGGATAGACAGCAAGTGTCTAGAACAATCTCTAAAGAAGAGATGTTGCATCTTTTCGAGTTTGGTGATGAGGAACTACTGGAGCAGAGCGGTTCTACCATGAATGGTCACAGTAAAGTTGGGACTGAGAAGCCACCTACTCCCAACTCCAGTGAAACCACTGAACATTTACCTTTGGACAGGCTCATGGTGAACCTACTTCATGACCACTCCCG GTGGATCGCAAGTTACCATGAACATGAAGCCCTTCTGCAAGAAAATGAAGAAGAAAGGCTTACCAAGGAGGAGCAAGATATGGCATGGTTAAGCTACAACAAGTTGCTAGAAGTTGCCCCGAGGAAAGCTACACATGACGCCGAGAGAAAACCAAGTACTGTTCCAACAGAGAGCAGCCTTATACAACCACCTAAAGCTACTTCAAGAAGCCGGCAACCCCAGCAGCCTAAGATCACTTCAAACAACCAAAAGAAGTGTAACAATCTGAGCCACTTGCTTACTCTGAGAAGCCAAGGCACCAAGCCTGGATGCAGCACGAGTTGCAAAGAATGTGGCCAGGATATTAGTTGGGAGACGCTAAACAGAGACGGTAGATCAAGGTGA
- the LOC127786355 gene encoding protein CHROMATIN REMODELING 20 isoform X1, which yields MDENRKLSDDMSKKMEPIHSNGEAGEDKTIIIEPESDANKLEVETDARHGICEAHKVHEYGTMENDLHEEASTTDDDSENDSYEYLLRESDNEQTSESDAGEGDNEAPLTDEEVETLITEFLDAESKAAQAQESLEKESLEKIESEVRLELSESLQGNELESAVSTEMKQYKKEWESELDDLETHIAVLLEQLDAAGVELPSLYKSIESQVPNVCETEAWKNRAHWAGYQVPEEANKSIRKADEYLQSCRPVRRKHGRLLEEGASGFLAGKIPVGDDGSAQCHEKSWNAFNELTKSKEYAESSFGSSNWASVYLASTPQEAAALGLQFPGVDEVEEIAEVEGAVSDIKGVDEIELSEVQRRKYRKVPEEDDAKMTKRLQRHLKERRTRHLHKENIGLASSSNGRCELPPKKLKTYENGVSVELAKRTREDDVEFDNKRSKTVIIESDDDMQTDSKPDSAPSENADEIIDLDIFPSQSPKLGDKVRPKPFKCTICTEMLNVPEVHRHPVLDVIICGSCRFLVIEKNRLEDPVSGGYCTWCVKSEQLQSCSSCKLLFCRNCLSKNFGEEGLSEARVAGWQCCCCLPSQLEHLISDCDKALGGVESSDPENDFAELSVIESNGPFSKHKMKKRIRRIMDDEELGEETKLKIAMEKARQEHLKSMQEQSASKLKSNNIGISLEAPSEVSEYVGDGHIVNLAREEDEAPVRIPSSISAKLKPHQVSGIRFMWENVIQSVKKVKSGDKGFGCILAHNMGLGKTFQVITFLYTVMRCIQLGLRTALIVTPVNVLHNWKKEFIKWCPAELKPLRVYMLEDVPRCRANIQYLLKKWRIKGGVLLIGYSSFRNLSLGRSARDKTVANEITNALQCGPDILVCDEAHIIKNRRADTTQALKQVRTQRRIALTGSPLQNNLMEYYCMVDFVREGYLGSSHEFRNRFQNPIENGQHTNSTSDDVKIMNQRSHILYEQLKGFVQRMDMNVVKNDLPEKKVFVVTVKLSQLQRKLYRRFLDVNGFSSSAASEKSFQRSGFFAKYQTLALIWNHPGLLQMAKQKGNLRQEDVESFLMDESSSDDNIENYLPNGEKLRSRNDQLSKKSSDVVNEESNWWENLLDENAYKEADYSGKMVLLLDILSSCSELGDKALVFSQSLSTLDLVEFYLSKLQVNGKEGKYWKQGKDWYRIDGSTPSSERQNLVERFNDPENIRVKCTLISTRAGSLGINLHAANRVILLDGSWNPTHDLQAIYRVWRYGQTKPVYAYRLMAHATMEEKIYKRQVTKEGLAARVVDRQQVSRTISKEEMLHLFEFGDEELLEQSGSTMNGHSKVGTEKPPTPNSSETTEHLPLDRLMVNLLHDHSRWIASYHEHEALLQENEEERLTKEEQDMAWLSYNKLLEVAPRKATHDAERKPSTVPTESSLIQPPKATSRSRQPQQPKITSNNQKKCNNLSHLLTLRSQGTKPGCSTSCKECGQDISWETLNRDGRSR from the exons ATGGATGAGAATAGAAAATTATCTGATGACATGTCCAAGAAAATGGAACCTATTCACTCTAATGGAGAGGCAGGGGAAGATAAAACTATAATTATTGAACCTGAAAGTGATGCAAATAAACTTGAAGTGGAAACTGACGCAAGACATGGTATCTGTGAGGCGCACAAGGTGCATGAATATGGAACAATGGAAAATGATTTGCATGAGGAAGCATCCACCACCGATGATGATTCAGAGAATGACTCATATGAATACCTTCTTCGGGAATCGGATAATGAGCAAACTTCAGAGTCTGATGCTGGTGAGGGAGACAATGAG GCACCTCTCACTGATGAAGAAGTTGAAACATTAATTACCGAATTCCTTGACGCTGAGAGCAAG GCTGCTCAAGCGCAAGAATCACTTGAAAAGGAGTCACTGGAAAAGATTGAATCTGAAGTAAGGTTGGAGCTATCGGAGAGTCTCCAAGGAAATGAG TTAGAGTCAGCCGTTTCTACTGAGATGAAGCAATACAAGAAGGAATGGGAATCTGAACTCGATGATTTGGAGACTCACATTGCTGTTCTCTTG GAGCAACTTGATGCTGCTGGTGTCGAACTTCCCAGCCTCTACAAGTCTATAGAAAGCCAAGTTCCAAATGTTTGTGAAACTGAAGCATGGAAGAACAGGGCTCACTGGGCTGGTTATCAAGTGCCTGAGGAAGCTAATAAATCAATCAGAAAAGCTGATGAATACCTCCAATCTTGTAGACCTGTAAGGAG AAAACATGGGAGGTTGCTGGAGGAAGGTGCTAGTGGCTTTCTTGCCGGAAAGATTCCTGTTGGGGATGATGGATCTGCACAATGCCATGAGAAAAGTTGGAATGCATTCAATGAACTTACCAAATCTAAGGAATATGCTGAAAGTTCTTTCGGAAGTAGTAACTGGGCATCAGTTTATCTGGCCAGTACCCCACAAGAAGCGGCTGCTTTAGGTCTCCAATTTCCAGGAGTTGATGAG GTGGAGGAGATAGCTGAAGTTGAGGGTGCTGTTAGTGACATAAAAGGTGTCGATGAAATAGAGCTTTCTGAAGTACAGAGAAGAAAATACAGAAAG GTACCAGAAGAGGATGATGCAAAGATGACAAAACGTCTGCAGCGCCATTTGAAagaaagaaggacaagacattTGCATAAG GAGAACATTGGTTTGGCGTCATCATCAAATGGACGCTGTGAGCTGCCTCCCAAAAAACTCAAAACATATGAAAATGGAGTTTCTGTTGAGCTAGCGAAGCGCACACGTGAAGATGATGTTGAGTTTGACAATAAGAGGTCAAAAACTGTAATTATTGAAAGTGATGATGACATGCAGACTGATAGCAAGCCAGATTCAGCACCAAGTGAAAATGCGGATGAGATtattgatcttgatatcttcccATCACAAAGCCCTAAACTTGGTGATAAAGTTCGGCCTAAACCTTTCAAGTGCACTATTTGCACTGAAATGTTGAATGTCCCTGAAGTGCACCGCCACCCAGTATTGGATGTTATAATTTGTGGATCTTGCAGATTTCTAGTGATAGAGAAGAATCGTCTCGAG GATCCTGTGTCTGGTGGTTATTGCACCTGGTGTGTAAAAAGTGAACAGCTTCAAAGTTGCAGCTCTTGTAAACTGCTTTTCTGCAGAAATTGCTTGTCAAAGAATTTTGGTGAAGAAGGCTTATCGGAAGCTAGAGTAGCTGGTTGGCAATGTTGCTGCTGCCTACCCAGTCAACTGGAACATTTAATTTCTGACTGTGACAAGGCCCTAGGTGGTGTTGAGTCTTCTGATCCTGAGAATGACTTTGCAGAGCTTTCTGTAATAGAGAGCAATGGTCCTTTTAG CAAGCATAAAATGAAAAAGAGGATAAGAAGAATCATGGATGACGAAGAACTTGGAGAGGAAACAAAGCTTAAAATTGCAATGGAGAAG GCTAGGCAAGAACATCTGAAGTCCATGCAAGAGCAGTCTGCCAGCAAGTTAAAGAGCAACAATATCGGAATTTCCTTGGAAGCACCATCTGAGGTTTCTGAATATGTTGGGGATGGACATATAGTAAACCTTGCCCGCGAGGAAGATGAAGCACCTGTTAGAATTCCAAGCAGCATATCTGCTAAACTGAAACCTCATCAG GTATCAGGAATAAGATTTATGTGGGAAAATGTGATCCAATCTGTCAAAAAGGTCAAATCTGGGGATAAAGGTTTTGGTTGCATTTTGGCTCACAACATGGGCCTTGGGAAAACTTTTCAG GTTATTACATTCCTGTATACTGTTATGAGATGCATCCAGTTGGGACTGCGCACGGCGCTTATAGTTACCCCCGTTAATGTTTTGCATAACTGGAAGAAAGAGTTCATCAAATGGTGTCCAGCAGAACTTAAGCCACTTCGTGTGTATATGTTGGAGGATGTTCCAAGGTGCAG GGCAAACATTCAGTATTTACTAAAAAAGTGGCGAATAAAAGGTGGCGTGCTTCTGATTGGTTATTCATCATTTAGAAACCTTTCCCTCGGAAGGAGTGCGAGGGACAAAACTGTTGCAAACGAGATCACCAATGCTTTGCAG TGTGGGCCAGATATTCTTGTATGTGATGAAGCACATATAATTAAGAACAGGAGAGCTGACACTACACAAGCTTTGAAACAAGTAAGGACACAGAGAAGAATTGCGTTAACTGGATCTCCATTGCAGAATAATTTGATGGAATATTACTGT ATGGTTGATTTTGTTAGGGAAGGTTATCTTGGAAGTAGCCATGAGTTCCGTAACAG GTTCCAGAACCCCATTGAAAATGGGCAGCACACGAATTCTACATCAGATGATGTCAAGATCATGAACCAACGGTCACATATTCTGTATGAACAACTGAAGGGATTTGTCCAGCGAATGGACATGAACGTGGTGAAGAATGATCTACCAGAAAAGAAGGTTTTTGTTGTTACTGTTAAACTCTCTCAACTACAAAGGAAGCTGTACAGAAGATTCTTGGACGTGAATGGTTTCTCAAGCAGTGCTGCTTCAGAAAAATCTTTTCAGCGGAGTGGCTTCTTTGCCAAGTACCAAACGTTAGCGCTG ATATGGAACCATCCTGGTCTTCTCCAGATGGCTAAACAGAAAGGAAATTTGCGCCAAGAAGATGTCGAGTCCTTTCTGATGGATGAGAGCTCTAGTGATGATAATATTGAAAATTACTTGCCAAATGGAG AGAAGCTGAGAAGCAGAAATGATCAGCTATCCAAGAAAAGTTCTGATGTTGTAAATGAG GAAAGTAACTGGTGGGAGAATCTTTTAGATGAAAATGCTTATAAGGAAGCAGATTATAGTGGCAAAATGGTTTTACTCCTTGATATCCTGTCATCATGTTCTGAATTGGGTGACAAGGCATTAGTGTTCAGCCAGAGCTTGAGCACTCTGGATTTGGTGGAATTTTATCTATCTAAGTTGCAAGTTAATGGAAAAGAGGGCAAATATTGGAAACAAGGCAAGGATTGGTACAG GATTGATGGGAGCACTCCATCTTCTGAGCGACAAAATCTTGTGGAGAGGTTTAATGACCCTGAAAACATTAGAGTGAAATGCACATTGATATCTACTCGTGCTGGATCTCTAGGCATTAACCTTCATGCAGCAAACCGTGTGATTCTTCTTGATGGTTCATGGAATCCAACCCATGATTTGCAAGCCATCTATCGGGTTTGGAG GTATGGCCAGACCAAGCCTGTGTATGCTTACCGCCTAATGGCTCATGCAACAATGgaagagaaaatatataaacGGCAG GTGACAAAAGAAGGGCTTGCAGCAAGGGTGGTGGATAGACAGCAAGTGTCTAGAACAATCTCTAAAGAAGAGATGTTGCATCTTTTCGAGTTTGGTGATGAGGAACTACTGGAGCAGAGCGGTTCTACCATGAATGGTCACAGTAAAGTTGGGACTGAGAAGCCACCTACTCCCAACTCCAGTGAAACCACTGAACATTTACCTTTGGACAGGCTCATGGTGAACCTACTTCATGACCACTCCCG GTGGATCGCAAGTTACCATGAACATGAAGCCCTTCTGCAAGAAAATGAAGAAGAAAGGCTTACCAAGGAGGAGCAAGATATGGCATGGTTAAGCTACAACAAGTTGCTAGAAGTTGCCCCGAGGAAAGCTACACATGACGCCGAGAGAAAACCAAGTACTGTTCCAACAGAGAGCAGCCTTATACAACCACCTAAAGCTACTTCAAGAAGCCGGCAACCCCAGCAGCCTAAGATCACTTCAAACAACCAAAAGAAGTGTAACAATCTGAGCCACTTGCTTACTCTGAGAAGCCAAGGCACCAAGCCTGGATGCAGCACGAGTTGCAAAGAATGTGGCCAGGATATTAGTTGGGAGACGCTAAACAGAGACGGTAGATCAAGGTGA